The following nucleotide sequence is from Nitrospira sp..
CCGGCTTGGAATCCCTCCGTCAAGCCGGAAAACTCCACTTGGCCGGCCCCTTCATCGACCAGATCGGCAGCCTGGTGATCATCGAAGCGGATTCTTTTGGTGAGGCCAAACAGATAGCAGATGCCGATCCCTATACCATTCATGGCGTTTTCGAGCGGGTGGAAATTCATCCCTTCCAACAAGTCCTACCGCCCACCGGATCTTCGTAACTGAACGGATCCCGTCGCCCTTCAGCCCAACGCTTTTTACTTGCCGCACACAGACGGATCCCGCTCGCAACTCGGATTGACAACACGAAAGATTGCCACCTATAATGCGCACTTACGAGATTTTGATTGGGTCGGACCACTCTAGTTCAAAAGGCCTAACCGCCTTTTCCTCTGCTGGCCCTAAATTTCCTCACGGTGGGCCTTCTGCCAAGTTGCAGGGGGGTATTGAAAAAGCATAGAGTAGCCGAGCCTTGCGTTAACAAAGGACATATTTTTTTGAACGCCATAACCCCCAAACAAGAGAGTATGTTGGAATGACTCAGTATCGCGTGTTACCAGGTCCGGAGCATTTCCTCCCGCCGGCTGCGGCTTCCATGGGAGTCTACCTACCCAACCCCGGCGAGGCCCATATCAACGGCGTCATCGTTCCTGAGGAAAAAGCCTACGAAGAGGCGGCTCGCCAATTTCTCATGGCCAAAGTCCCCACCATCTTCCCTGGTCCGCTGGTACTCTGGGCCTGGAATGAAAAGGCAGCCAAGAAAGCCGCGGCGATCAGGAAGCTCTACGAAACGCTGAAAGAATGCGTGCAGCCGGGGCAAAAACCGATGCTGATTCCCATGCCCGACTATCGCCCCAAGTACCCCAAGATCAATCCCGAGATCGAAATCAATCCCAACCATCCCAACCTGACCATCTGGCACAACAAGATCGATTGCTGCATGTTCATCGGAGTGCACTGTCACCAAGCGAACTTGTCGCTCAAGATCATCCGCGGTGGAACCTCCTGTTACACGATCGCTATGTGTGCCCAGGCGGGGCATGAGGACGCGATGCTCTCGTTCAGAGATACCTCCGTAGAGAAAATCATGACGCTGGCCGATTGGGTGCGAAAGCTCAAAGGCACGGTGCAACCACGGCTGACAGCAGCCAAGACCGGCGCTTCGAACTGACCTTCGAAGCCCAGATAACGCTAGAAAGGAGGCCGAGGCCATGGCGGAAACAAAATCCTACATCGGGACCCAAAATAAAAAAGGCCAGACGTATACAGACCCCTGGGTGATGATGAACGATGCGCCGCGTAAGCCGTCGTTCTATACGGGCAGCGAGGTCATCAAGGAAGCCATCCGTCGGGCAAGTTGCGACGTGATGATTGCCTATCCCATCACGCCGCAGAGCGAAGCCGCCGCCTTGATCGGCGAATTGTTTGCCGAAGGCTACATCGGAGACTATTTCAGGGGTGAAAGCGAATTCGCCGTCATGTCCCAATGCGCGGGTGCGGCATTCGGTGGAGCGCGCGTGTTTACAACGACCGCCGGTCCCGGCACTATGCGCGCCATGGAAAACTTTCCCATGTGGGCAGGCGCTCGGCTTCCCATTCAAATGATCGTCACCTGCCGCGGCATCAATTCCCCGTTGTCGATTCAACCCGATACACTGGAGATTGCTTATCTCCTGAACACCGGCATGCTGGTCTGGCATGCGGAAACGGCCCAAGACTTCTTCGATTGGATCCTGAAGGGCTACATGGTCTCCGAAGAGCCTGATGTTCACCTCCCGCTGGCGCTCTGTTGCGACGGCTTCTTCGTGACCCACACAAAGGACGTGGTGAACCTCACCCCGACCGAAATGTGCTTACCGCCCTACGATCCCTATCGTTCACCGGTACCCTGTATGGATATGGAATGCCCGCCCGTCCGTATGATGCGGGATCCGTTCGTCATGAAAAGCAACTATATCAGCTATGCCACCCACGCCAGCTGGCAGCAGGAGGTGTGGGCCGCCGTGGAGCGTTCGCGCAAGCACACGATCCATTGGCTGAATGGGCTAATCGACGTTGAAAATGCCGACGCCGAGATCATGATTGTGGCGTCCGGCACCGCTGTGTCGCAGGGACGCGAAGCCATTCGCCTTCTGGAGGATGAGGGCGTCCGTTGCGGCTTGGTGAAGGTCAAGACCCTGCGGCCATGGCCGGGCGAGGAAATCCGCGAAGCCACCAAGAACGCGAAGCACATCTTCGTACCGGAGTTCAACGTCACCGGATGGTTGGCCAAGGAGATCAAAGCCACAATTCCCAACAGCGATCGTATTCACGCCGGACCGCATGTCTGCGGCGGCATGACGATGCCACCGGAAATTATCGTGTCCGAGATCAAGACCGCCTTGGGCATGCGTTCGGAATCGCTGGCCGGACGAGGCAGCTGAGACCAGCAGTGAACCGACGTCACCCATTTATCTGACAGACGAGCCGCGAGGAGGCGTATATGAGCAAAGAGCGAATCAAGATTTCGCCGGACCTATATGACATCATGCCATCCGACTATCAGGACCTGGTCCAGAGCGCCACGTACGGCAAAGAGGATCGAGGCTGGAAGGATATCGGAACCGCCAAGGAATTGATCGAGCAGCATTCTCTCTGCGCCGGCTGCCCTGAGTCGATGGCTTTCCGCTATATCTTGGCCTCCCTGCCGAATCCGGAAGATACCGTGATGGTGGGGTCAACCGGCTGCACCAGCCTCGTATTTCCGATGGTGGCCGTGCATAACATCCACTCACTGTTCGGCAATCAGAACGCCATTGCTTCAGGGTTGAAGCGGGCCCTGTCGGTCCGATTCCCCGATCGCGTCAAGGACGTCGTGGTGTTGGCCGGTGACGGCGCTACGGTGGATATCGGGCTTGATATGACTTTGCAGGCCTGGTTCCGCCAGGAGAAGTTCACCACGATTTGCTTCGATAACGAACTGTATGCCAATACCGGCGGCCAGGAAAGCGGCCTCATGCAGAAGGGTTTCGTCGCCAAGATGGCCCCGGTCGGCAAGCTCTTCGACAAGGTTCGGCTCCCTGAAATCGCCCGCGAGTCAGGCTGTCACTATGTGGTTAATTGCACGGTGAGCAAGCCCTCCCTCGTGGAGAAGGTGATTCGAAACTCGGTGCTGATTGCCCGAGAAATCGGACCAACCTACATTCAGCTCTACACGCCCTGCATTTTGGAGATCGGCAAAAACAGCATGGAAGGTCTCCAGGAAATGCGCGACTCCGAAAAGCCGACTGAACGGTTCGCCTATAAAGAGTATGTCAGCGAACCGGCCAAGCAGTTCCTGGCCGAGTTGGCCGCAAAAGACAAAGAACGAAAAGCGGCGGCCAAGCAGTTGGCCGGCAAAGCGTAACGAATCGGAGGTCGTTCATGATCAAGAAAAGACTCAACATCCGCATGTCCGGATTGGGCGGACAGGGTGCCGTCACTGCAGCGCACGTCATGGCGATGGCCGCAAACCGGGACGGGAAGTTTTCCATCTCCAACCCGTTCTTCGGCGCTGAAAAGCGTATGGCTCCTGCCGAGAGCTACTGCCGTATCGGCATCGAGCGCATCTACGATCGCGGCGAGTTGGTGTTCCCGGACGTCATCGAAGTCTTCCATCCCCAGGTCATTACCATGGGGAAGAGCTACACCATGCCGTTCTATTCAGGCATTAAGGAGGGCGGCGTGGTCATCATCAATTCCGCCCAGAACCTCCTGTCCGATGAGGACATCGAGCGTCTGAAAGATTTGAATGTCGCCGTGTTCTACATTGCCGGAACAGAATTGGCGATCGAAATCGCCGGGACGGAACTCTCGACCAATATGACGATGATCGGCTCCGTAGCCGGTATTACCAAATGCGTCTCGATGGAAGCCCTCGACGGTGCGTTACAAGAACGCTTCGGCAAGAAGTTCGTGGCTTCCGGAGGTACGGCCTCCCTGGACGAGGCCATCAAGAAAAAATTCGCCAAGAAAGAAATGCTGTTGCAAAAGAATTTGGCAACGGTCAAGCGGGCCTATGAAATCGCCGGGGAATGGGCGGACAAGAATAACGTTGAGTTGAGAGTGGGCAACCCCGCGGTTGCAGCATAAGGGCAAGAAAAGGAAGTCAGCCACATGTATAACGTTGCGCAAGTCATCGACGAGAAATGCACCGCGAAGAAGGGGTGCCGCCTCTGCATCATGTATTGTCCGGAGGCCAACTGTTTGGATCTCAATACAACCAAGATGGTCGCGCAGGTCAACATTGACCGATGCAAAGGCTGCGAGCTCTGCGTCGTGGTCTGCAACGCCGCAAAACATGAGGCCATCGTCATGCAGGCCGTGAGTGCGACCGGTGAATTGATCAATCGGAAAGGCGAATCTGCCGCTTTGGGGCAAGCCTACCAAGGATAGACCGAGCCAGTCAGGTCCTTCAGAAAACCCCATGGCAATCTCGCCGTGGGGTTTTTTGTTGGAGACCCGCTGGAGGAGGGATCACGTGGAACAGGAAGATAATTTACTTGATGAACTGCTTCGAGAAATCGCGGGGCTCCTCAACGAATATCCGAAAGTCATCGAACGGCGCGCAGCGACTATTCACACCGAAGGCAAGGACCCGGAATTGGCGCAGAAACTGTTCAAGGCTGCGGACACCATGCGCGACAGCGGGAATCTCTACCTCACATGGGCCAAGCATTTCGCCGCGCTGGCAGACGGGAGCACCGACGCCTCATCGGATGAGGACGAGACCGAGGACTTTGACGTCTAAAAAATCTTTCCTCTTCGCGCTTCGGTTTTGTTACAATGCGGCGTTTCACAAATGCCCCATCATTCCCCGGTAGCTCAGTTGGTAGAGCAGCCGGCTGTTAACCGGCTGGTCGCAGGTTCGAGTCCTGCCCGGGGAGCCAATCTAGACCAAAACTGGGCACTCCACTCTCTGGGGTGCCCTTTTTAGTTTCTCCGACCATCTTAGCAAGCGCCGCATAGCTCCCCCTCATCACAAGCTGCTTATCGAGACACCGGATCTCCTCGACGAGAAGCTTGAGATACTTCTTGCTGAAGCCCCGATCCTTTTCAATCAATCGCTTCCGTAGAATCTTGGTGAAGGCCTGCACCCTCTTCTCTCCCAAGGCATCCAGTGGCATTTGCTTGAGCCTTCGAAGCCCGGCTATTTCAGTCAAAAGTGCCTGCCGTTGCGCCTGCAGTTTATTCGCTCGGTCGGTCAACGTCGAATCCATTGGGAGGAAACCCTTCTCAACCGCTTCATAGAGCTGATTGCTGCTCTGCTGAACGCGCTCTAGCTCTTTGGTAAGCAGCTTGACCTTGCCATCCTGGTCGGTTTGCGATTGACGCAGACGTTTTCTCAGTCCTTCCAACATTGTATGGACGCGTGAGGGAGTAAAGACCCGATCCGCCAAGGATGACAGGACCATCCGATCAACCAACTCTGTGGGGAGGTTTTCGCTCGTGCAGGTGTCCTTTCCTTTGAGAATCCGGCTTGAACACTTGTAATAGCGATACTTCCCACCTTTGCCCGTTGCGAGCGTCATCCCGGCCCCACAAGCCCCACATTTGAGCAGCCCCGTGAGAAGCGTAGGGCAATTGACGACCCGCGGCGGAACCTTCTCAGGGGAGCGCGATTCCAACTTCTCCTTCACAGCCAAGAATAGCTCCTGGCTCACAATGGGATCGACCTTGACCGGTACCCATTCCTGCCGAGGCTTCATCCGCCGAACAGCGCCGCCCCGCTTTTCGTATTTATTGAAATAGTGTTCCCCGATATAGGCGCGATTGGTCAACACCTCATAGATGCGCCCCTTCGTCCACTGACGGCCTCGAATGAGGATGCCCTGCGCATTCAATCGGGAAGCTATTCCGTAGAGACCAAGCTCTTGACCTCGCTCCCCATGCAGATACCAGCGGAAAATTTGATTGACCGCGACTGACTCGCTCTCTTCCACGACCAACTGCCGTTTCCTGCCCTTATTGCCAGGAAGTTGTACTTCCACCGTTCGATAGCCGACCGGAGGACGCGAGCCGTTGAAGAACCCCTGCCTGGCGTTCTCGCGCATAGCCCGCAGGGTATGTTTCCCGTTCTCCTTACTCTGGTACTCGTCGAACACGCTGAAGATCCGCCGAATCATCTCGCCGGAAGGATCATCGCTGGTCTGCTGCGTAATCGACAGCACCCGAACCTCATACCGTTTCAACTTGCGTTCATAGAGACCAAATTCGAGGGAATCCCGAAAGAATCGGGAGAGGCTATGTACGACAATAGCTTCAAAAGGAGAAGGAGAGACGCAGGCGTCGGTGATCATTCGCTGGAACACCGGTCGCCTGTCATCCGTGGCGGAGGCTCCCGATTCGACATATTCGGCGCCAACCGTATGGCCGCCAGCCTGGCACCAGGCCCGCATCTGGCCAAGTTGGTCCGGAATCGACAGATCCTTGTCCGCCTGCCTGGTCGTCGAGACCCGCGCGTATAACGCCACAATCATGGCCTCACTCCTCTTCCTCTTGGTTCAATACCATCGCTTGGATTAGTTCACCGAGAGACGCTTCAATCAATGCGAGCTCGGCATCGGTCACAGCGGTCAATTCAAGGTCAAAACGGACTGTTACCTGATTTCGTTGAATCTCATGGGACACGCATGGGCCACCACCTTCCGTGCATCATGTATTCCGGCCCAATCCATTCCGTTCCTCAGCCCCTATTTGACACTCTAAACGTTCCAACTCCCCTTCCAACCCATTCCGTCCGAATTCATTCAGCACCACCGTCCGAAACGCCTGAAACTGGCTTGACGGTAATGAGGCCTGAGCCACCAGCAGCACGTGCGTCACATGGCCGTGTACCAGTTTGAGGACCTCCGCCTTTCTCACCATTCCCCCAATTCAATCGCCTTCATGCGCTTGCGCACATCGGCCTTCCAGCTCAGTGGATCAAAGAGACGATGCAGCCGCTCGCCAAGAAGCTGATAGGCATCTTCTTCCGTCATCATTTCCTGTTCTTGTTTCACACAGGAGACCGCCGCCATCCGCTTCAGGTAGCCATAGATGCTAATCGTGAGCCGCATGAGCCGTTCATCGAGTACCAGCTCCTTGCCGTCAAGGTGCTTGGTTTCCAGCAGATGTAGAGCCGCAATCCGCTGCTGGAGATCAATCCACAGAGGATGCAGAGGCCACCTCGACCGATTACTGTCCTCCGTCCGAATCCTCAACGTATCGTGGCTTTCCGCTAAAAAGTGCAGCAACGCCCCTTGCCGCTCCAGCAAATCCACAAATGTTCGAATCGAGAACCCTTTCAGCAGTGCCTTCCTGACCTGCCATTCGATCCGCCACACATGCTCATCTTGGCCCCACAACTCGTGAAACCACACCTTGGCGCTTTGTTGCCGGATTTCCGCGATCTTGTCGTAGACTCGGAGCACCACATCTCCCTTGCCCAAGGTGAAGGTCTGCACGCTCCCATTTTCCCGATGCTGGCTGTCTTTATCCGACAGGCTCACGAAAGAATCTGCGTCAAAGTCTCGCGCCGCCAGCGAGTAGTCGAAGCAGAAATCCACCCGCGAAAGGCTTTCAGGCTGCTGCATCTCACAGCCTACCGATGTGGCCCAGGCCAAAAACTTATCGTGGAGGGTTGCAGCCGATTGTCGCCACAAGGCTTGGCTTCGATAGGTCACAAAACAGGAGGGATTGTTAAACTCGCCTAGTTCAATTTTGAAGTCTTCGTTAGACAGCACAAAGGGATATCCAGAACTGCTGCCGTAGGGGTAAATGAAAAAATCGGTATCCCCAAGCGTCACGGCCCGAGGCTCACGGCTCTTGCCCATCCGCAGCTGTTCCTTGACGACCGCAAGTGTCCTGAAATCGAGGTGCTTAGGGGAGGGTGGCGACAGATAGTAGGCACACTGCACCGTATCGATGCCGTGCAGTAGCAGTTTATATGTCCCTTGTTCCGTGATCATGGATCTTCAGGATTCGGCAAGGGCTCAAGGCGAAGCTCTTGCTCCTCTACTCTCACCGTGATTCCTTTTGTTTTATCCAACGTCAGTCCAAGAGGGCCGTTCAATGCCATAACTTTATCCATGAGCGGAACCAGGTTGACCGTGATAAAGAGATCCCCTCCCATGGACTCAACGTGGGCAATACGAACGAAATAAATCGCCGCATTTTTGCGTTCGATGGAGGTATAGCCGACATCTTTTTCGAGGTCGCTGTGTACCCAGTAGGGCTGGCGATAGATCCAGGAGGGAAGAGCTTGATAGAACCACCACTGTATGGCTCCTCCTTCAAAGACCTCGTTCGGGTTCGCTTTCTTCACGCCTCGCAGCCGCGCAATATCGATCCCTACGTCCCGAAGGCGTTTATAGAAGGCAAGGTTCCAAATGTCGAACATGGAGAAGAGCCGCCATTTTCCGAAGCGTTCGTCTCCTCGGCCTGATCCCAGCCCCTGATAAAGCTGATCCAAGATGCCCCCCCGGTCCCAATCCAACAGCACCTTTCGCGAGACCCCGATGCAGGCCTCAACATCGCCTGACGTATAGCGTCGCTGGCGGAGATACTCCATGAGAATGTCCCAATTGCGCGGGAGGCCGACGATATCGGGCATCTCCAGCTGGGGAAGCGATGGCTCGCGAACCTTTCGTTTATTCATGGCCATATCGTTACCATTACGTTACGTTTAAAGTCAAGCAGGAGCGCCGAGGGGTAGATCAGGAACCTAATCGATTGAATAGAAATAGAACGGGGGGAGTCTTACGACACCCCCCTACCCCAAGATGCGCCCGCGTGGCCGCCGGCAGAGAACTACAAACGAGCGTGTGACTCGGGGAAAATGGGTACAATGTTTGGTTACCTGCGAGACCAAGCGGACGGTGGTTGCTGACAATCGAAGAGCCTAGCCCATGTCGGTTAGATGGTGTATAAGGCAGTGGAAGAGCATGAGGATGACGCTTGCTACATAGGCATAGAGTTACCACCGAGGTCCTCAATTGTGCATAAGCTCTACTATTTTAGACTCATTTCACCCCTAAGCTAGCTACCACAAATGCCACTTCTTGAGATTCGATTCGTGTCTCGCAATGGATTCAAGCTTCGTGAGGCAGCCACCATTTTGGCTGATGCCTCAGTGAAAGTAATCCCTCTTGAGATCAGACTTGATGAACTGCAAACCGAGGATACTAAGCAACTCGTCAAAGACAAAACGATGAAAGCCTTTAAGCAAGTTGGAAGGCCGTTGTTTGTTGAACACACAGGCCTTTACCTCAATCATCTTAATGGCCTACCAGGCGGCTTAACCCAGGTATTCTGGGACACCTTGAAGGCTGACAGATTTGCCGAATTATTCGGGACCTCCCCAGAGCGCGGGGTGACTGCTAAAACAATAATAGGCTACACAAATGCCAAACAGTTTTTTATGTTTGAAGGGGAAGTAAGCGGGCATATTTCGGAAACGCCGAAGGGGTCTAGGGATTTTCAGTGGGACTGCATTTTTGTACCTAAAGGATTCACTGAAACCTTTGCCGAAATGGGCGAAAGAAAAAACGAGATCTCCATGCGCCGAATAGCCATGGATAAGTTCGCCAAATTCTTGAAGGACCTTGGCCATACATGATATCCGAACTCGCTCAAGCAATAAGAGAGCAGAAAGTAATCTTATTCGTAGGTGCGGGAATATCTCAAAACCTCGGATTACCATCCTTTTCCGAACTCGTCGAACATCTGGCCCAGGAACTAGGATATGACCCTGAGATTTTCTCCACGCATGGGGATTACCTAGCGCTGACCGAATACTACAAACTAGAAAAAGGAACGATAGGGCCACTCAGGAGCTGGATTGATAGAACATGGAATACAGGTATTGATATAAGAAAGTCCGAAATACATAAATTGATAGTAGATCTGGGATTTCCCATCATTTATACGACTAACTACGACACCTGGTTGGAGCAGGCATATACTCTGTATGAAAAAGAGTTCGTTAAAATTGTAAATGTCGGCGATTTACCCAAGATCAAAGCTCAGGTTACCCAAATCATAAAATTTCACGGAGACCCCGAGGACGATCCTTCCATTGTTCTCACAGAATCGAATTATTTTAGTCGCTTAGATTTTGAATCTCCGCTCGATTTGAAACTGCGGTGCGATATCCTCGGGAAATCAATACTCTTCATCGGATACAGTCTCTCTGATATCAACATCCGATACATGCTCTACAAACTCAATCAGCAATGGCAACGATTTGTAGGCTATACGGATATTCGACCAAAATCTTTCGTCTTTCTCACTCGTCCCAATCCGGTTCAGGAAAGAGTGCTTTGCAGTCGAGGAATTCACGCCATAGTTTCTGATGTCGATGACCCTAGGACCGGCCTGACCGATTTCCTTCAGAGACTTTTACATGTATCTCTCGGGAGGAATGTTTAGTGGCCAGCTCCCCTTACTCTCCCGAAGAAAAATTTATGCGTCTTGCTATTGCAGAAGCGCTGGCTGCCCAAAAAGGTGGTGACTATGCGATTGGTGCTGTAGTTGTCCTAAATGGATCAGTTCTCGCATCATCAGGGAACAGAATTAAAATTGAATGTGATCCTACTCAGCACGCTGAAGTGGCTGCAATCCGTTTAGCCTGCGCCTCATTGCGCACTAGACATCTCGAGGGCGCTATCCTCTACACGACCGCAGAACCATGCCCAATGTGTGCTTCGGCCGCAATTTGGGCACGAATGTCGGGCATCATCTCTGGAAGTACCATTTCGGACATGGCTGAGTTCAGGGAAAAGTTCGGGACTACTGAATGGACATGGCGCACCGTCGATCTTGCCGCACGGGCTATATTGGACCAAGGCGATCCGAAACTCTTTTTAGTAGAAGGCTTCCTGCGGAATGAATGCAGATCCTTGTTTCATGACTAAGTTTTGATCTTATGTGGTTTAACTAAACAAGCCGAATCTTGCGAGAACAGAACATGTCTTTGCCCTTAAAGGAGTCTAGGGCCGTCCGTGAGCTAGCTGAATCGCTCTACGATTTTCTTCCCGGCTCTGGTAGTGCGGCATGGAGAGGGCATGTGTCATTTAGGAGTGTGGCAGAGAAGGTAGGTGTCGGCGACTTTTGGCAGTCTGGGAGCAAACTGCCCATGTTGATTGCACTATTTGAAAGGACTCTTGAGTTTCGGAGAGGGCATTTTGAACCTCTGGTTATTGAAATTGTTCGAGCTGGCTTGACCTATCGACAGAAGAACGACAAGCCGCTGACTCCCGAGGATATTCAAAAACTCAACGGACTAATACTAGAAGTGGGGTTCAAGTTCCCCGACTTGTGGGATCAAGGCTTCTTAGAATCACTCCGTGCCAATGGCACTACCCGAGCAACGGAACACATCCAGCGCGAGCAAAGTTTCGAAAAATTGCGTGAGAATCAGAGAAATCGGCGAAGCATCGAACTCGAGAACTTGAAAAGTGAGTTTCTAAAGCTGCACAAAAGTGAATATCGCCAGCAAGCCGGACTTCAGCTGGAGAGAGTGCTGAACAGACTTTTTGCCTGCCATGATCTCGCACCAAGGGAACCATTCAGAGTTGTTGGAGAACAAATCGACGGCTCATTCGAACTCGATCACGAAATATATCTCTTAGAGGCCAAGTGGCAGCAAAGCCCAAGCCCAGCAGCTGATCTGTACGTCTTCCGTGAAAAGGTTGAAGGCAAGTCGAAGTTTACGCGTGGTCTATTCTTATCAGTTAATGGTGTAAGCAAAGAAGCCCAAGACGCAATCACAAGGGGGAAGCAACCCAATTTCTTCATTACTGACGGATACGATGTAATGATGCTACTCCAAGATAACATGGAACTTTCATCATTCCTGCGGAAACGGCATCGGTTGCTAGCTGAAGAAGGACGAGTGTGCGTTCAATTCCATGAATTGTCTAGGTAGATTGTAATCTGACTACGCTTAGAATATTCCTCATGACTGTGGATTCGGGTTATGCATTATGAGAATTTTCAGGCATTTCCTTTTGCCCAGATTCAGGCACAAGGGTGTCTCCCTAGCTGACGCCCTCTCAGGTATTCATAGCCCCCCGTGTTACTGAGACGGGGGCTGTTCCGCCCGTCCGGCTCTCGCCGGATCGGGCGGCTTCACCCGAGTCAGAGTTAACGTGAGCTTCAAATCATCTTTTAACCCTAACTCCCCTATCAGCTCTGCAGTATTCCACTCCCTAAATCGAGACTACAATCCTTCTCACATAGCAAAAGAAGCAATATTGACAAGTCAGGGTTGCTTTGTAAAAATGCCGCGCTTTCCTAAGATAAGCGATTAAGCGTATGCGCCCTTACCTGAGAGACTAATAAATTACCCTCTTCTAATCGAGAAATTGATTCGGGGACAAAGAACACCGAAGAGCCAACTTATTATCAACCTGAGAGAAGACAGACATGAATTCTCACTCCAAACGCCAGGGAATGACACTACTTAGAAGCTGCCAATCTAGTCACAAGGCCTCCATAATTATCATTTCGGCGCTTCTCATTTCGGTCGCTGGCTGCAGTGGACTATACACTCAGCCGAAACCCATTTCGTCGGGAGAAGCAGTTTCTGGTTATACCTATGTCCCAATAGATCCCACGAAAGTCGGCATTGATCCAGGTGACTGTAGTATGACCCTTCGTGATATAG
It contains:
- a CDS encoding carbon monoxide dehydrogenase, producing the protein MTQYRVLPGPEHFLPPAAASMGVYLPNPGEAHINGVIVPEEKAYEEAARQFLMAKVPTIFPGPLVLWAWNEKAAKKAAAIRKLYETLKECVQPGQKPMLIPMPDYRPKYPKINPEIEINPNHPNLTIWHNKIDCCMFIGVHCHQANLSLKIIRGGTSCYTIAMCAQAGHEDAMLSFRDTSVEKIMTLADWVRKLKGTVQPRLTAAKTGASN
- a CDS encoding ferredoxin oxidoreductase, which translates into the protein MAETKSYIGTQNKKGQTYTDPWVMMNDAPRKPSFYTGSEVIKEAIRRASCDVMIAYPITPQSEAAALIGELFAEGYIGDYFRGESEFAVMSQCAGAAFGGARVFTTTAGPGTMRAMENFPMWAGARLPIQMIVTCRGINSPLSIQPDTLEIAYLLNTGMLVWHAETAQDFFDWILKGYMVSEEPDVHLPLALCCDGFFVTHTKDVVNLTPTEMCLPPYDPYRSPVPCMDMECPPVRMMRDPFVMKSNYISYATHASWQQEVWAAVERSRKHTIHWLNGLIDVENADAEIMIVASGTAVSQGREAIRLLEDEGVRCGLVKVKTLRPWPGEEIREATKNAKHIFVPEFNVTGWLAKEIKATIPNSDRIHAGPHVCGGMTMPPEIIVSEIKTALGMRSESLAGRGS
- a CDS encoding ferredoxin oxidoreductase — encoded protein: MSKERIKISPDLYDIMPSDYQDLVQSATYGKEDRGWKDIGTAKELIEQHSLCAGCPESMAFRYILASLPNPEDTVMVGSTGCTSLVFPMVAVHNIHSLFGNQNAIASGLKRALSVRFPDRVKDVVVLAGDGATVDIGLDMTLQAWFRQEKFTTICFDNELYANTGGQESGLMQKGFVAKMAPVGKLFDKVRLPEIARESGCHYVVNCTVSKPSLVEKVIRNSVLIAREIGPTYIQLYTPCILEIGKNSMEGLQEMRDSEKPTERFAYKEYVSEPAKQFLAELAAKDKERKAAAKQLAGKA
- a CDS encoding 2-oxoacid:acceptor oxidoreductase family protein, coding for MIKKRLNIRMSGLGGQGAVTAAHVMAMAANRDGKFSISNPFFGAEKRMAPAESYCRIGIERIYDRGELVFPDVIEVFHPQVITMGKSYTMPFYSGIKEGGVVIINSAQNLLSDEDIERLKDLNVAVFYIAGTELAIEIAGTELSTNMTMIGSVAGITKCVSMEALDGALQERFGKKFVASGGTASLDEAIKKKFAKKEMLLQKNLATVKRAYEIAGEWADKNNVELRVGNPAVAA
- a CDS encoding pyruvate ferredoxin oxidoreductase, whose amino-acid sequence is MYNVAQVIDEKCTAKKGCRLCIMYCPEANCLDLNTTKMVAQVNIDRCKGCELCVVVCNAAKHEAIVMQAVSATGELINRKGESAALGQAYQG
- a CDS encoding recombinase zinc beta ribbon domain-containing protein, yielding MKPRQEWVPVKVDPIVSQELFLAVKEKLESRSPEKVPPRVVNCPTLLTGLLKCGACGAGMTLATGKGGKYRYYKCSSRILKGKDTCTSENLPTELVDRMVLSSLADRVFTPSRVHTMLEGLRKRLRQSQTDQDGKVKLLTKELERVQQSSNQLYEAVEKGFLPMDSTLTDRANKLQAQRQALLTEIAGLRRLKQMPLDALGEKRVQAFTKILRKRLIEKDRGFSKKYLKLLVEEIRCLDKQLVMRGSYAALAKMVGETKKGTPESGVPSFGLDWLPGQDSNLRPAG
- a CDS encoding non-canonical purine NTP pyrophosphatase, whose protein sequence is MPLLEIRFVSRNGFKLREAATILADASVKVIPLEIRLDELQTEDTKQLVKDKTMKAFKQVGRPLFVEHTGLYLNHLNGLPGGLTQVFWDTLKADRFAELFGTSPERGVTAKTIIGYTNAKQFFMFEGEVSGHISETPKGSRDFQWDCIFVPKGFTETFAEMGERKNEISMRRIAMDKFAKFLKDLGHT
- a CDS encoding SIR2 family protein is translated as MISELAQAIREQKVILFVGAGISQNLGLPSFSELVEHLAQELGYDPEIFSTHGDYLALTEYYKLEKGTIGPLRSWIDRTWNTGIDIRKSEIHKLIVDLGFPIIYTTNYDTWLEQAYTLYEKEFVKIVNVGDLPKIKAQVTQIIKFHGDPEDDPSIVLTESNYFSRLDFESPLDLKLRCDILGKSILFIGYSLSDINIRYMLYKLNQQWQRFVGYTDIRPKSFVFLTRPNPVQERVLCSRGIHAIVSDVDDPRTGLTDFLQRLLHVSLGRNV
- a CDS encoding nucleoside deaminase translates to MASSPYSPEEKFMRLAIAEALAAQKGGDYAIGAVVVLNGSVLASSGNRIKIECDPTQHAEVAAIRLACASLRTRHLEGAILYTTAEPCPMCASAAIWARMSGIISGSTISDMAEFREKFGTTEWTWRTVDLAARAILDQGDPKLFLVEGFLRNECRSLFHD